A window of the Tunturibacter empetritectus genome harbors these coding sequences:
- a CDS encoding transaldolase has translation MASLLEQLRGYTTVVSDSGDFNAIQQFRPQDATTNPSLIAAAAEKAEYQSVVDDVLKAVRKEAGPNASDKEVAAIAFRPLEVAFGLKILDIVPGRVSTEVDARLSYDTEKSIDEAHAIIALYDKAGISRDRVLIKLASTWEGIRAAEILEKEGIHCNMTLLFGIHQAVAAAEAKATLISPFVGRILDWYKKDTGKDYAPAEDPGVESVTTIYNYYKKFGYKTVVMGASFRNIGEITELAGCDLLTIAPKLLDELEKTQGELPRKLDPAKAQSLDIKKIPIDKATFDKMHAEDRMATDKLKEGIDGFSKAIVDLEVILEKRLSEINEPAAAAR, from the coding sequence ATGGCATCGTTACTCGAACAGCTTCGCGGATACACCACCGTCGTCTCCGACAGCGGAGACTTCAACGCCATCCAGCAGTTCCGCCCACAGGATGCGACCACGAACCCCTCTCTGATCGCCGCCGCCGCCGAGAAAGCCGAGTACCAGTCTGTTGTCGACGACGTGCTCAAAGCAGTACGCAAAGAAGCAGGCCCCAACGCCTCCGACAAAGAAGTCGCTGCAATCGCCTTCCGGCCCCTCGAAGTCGCCTTCGGCCTCAAGATCCTCGACATCGTCCCTGGCCGCGTCTCGACCGAGGTTGACGCCCGCCTCTCCTACGACACCGAAAAGTCAATCGACGAAGCCCACGCCATCATTGCTCTCTATGACAAGGCCGGCATCTCGCGCGACCGCGTCCTCATCAAGCTTGCCTCCACCTGGGAGGGAATCCGTGCCGCTGAGATCCTCGAGAAGGAGGGCATCCACTGCAACATGACGCTGCTCTTCGGCATTCATCAGGCCGTCGCTGCCGCTGAAGCCAAGGCCACCCTCATCTCGCCCTTCGTTGGACGCATCCTCGACTGGTACAAGAAAGACACCGGCAAGGACTACGCTCCTGCCGAAGACCCCGGCGTTGAGTCTGTCACCACCATCTACAACTACTACAAGAAATTCGGCTACAAGACTGTCGTCATGGGCGCGAGCTTCCGCAATATTGGTGAGATTACTGAACTCGCTGGTTGCGACCTGCTCACCATCGCACCAAAGCTGCTTGACGAGCTTGAAAAGACCCAGGGCGAGCTGCCGCGCAAGCTCGATCCCGCGAAAGCACAGAGCCTGGACATCAAGAAGATCCCGATCGACAAAGCCACCTTCGACAAGATGCACGCCGAAGATCGCATGGCCACCGACAAGCTGAAGGAAGGCATTGACGGCTTCTCCAAGGCCATCGTCGATCTCGAAGTGATCCTCGAAAAACGTCTCAGCGAGATCAACGAACCAGCCGCAGCAGCTCGCTAA
- a CDS encoding fumarylacetoacetate hydrolase family protein — MRYCKYLSSENDTFLPRYALVEKRNGILWATLPMQAPQEDLNTRILGGVPIPTLAIDFEPTPLDDLHLLPPVTPSKILCVGRNYRDHAAELGNEVPKEPLLFFKPPSSLLGPKGTIRMPAISNRVDYEGELGVVIGRRCYRIGPDEDVRPYIRGYVCVNDVTARDIQKSDGQWTRAKGFDTFCPVGPIVSDEIDPVGFADKAPAPVTITTRLNGVVKQQGSTRDLIFPIADLLRYITATMTLEPGDLIPTGTPAGVGAVQPGDRIQVEIDGLGVLDNQFAAG; from the coding sequence ATGCGTTACTGCAAGTACCTGTCGTCGGAAAACGACACCTTTCTCCCACGCTATGCCCTCGTCGAGAAGCGCAACGGCATCCTCTGGGCCACACTGCCCATGCAGGCCCCTCAGGAAGACCTCAACACCCGCATCCTCGGCGGCGTCCCCATCCCCACCCTCGCAATCGACTTCGAGCCCACCCCGCTCGACGACCTGCATCTCCTCCCACCGGTCACCCCCTCGAAGATCCTCTGCGTTGGCCGCAACTACCGCGACCACGCTGCCGAGCTGGGCAACGAAGTCCCCAAAGAGCCGCTCCTCTTCTTCAAGCCACCCTCCTCGCTGCTCGGCCCCAAAGGCACCATCCGCATGCCCGCCATCTCCAACCGCGTTGATTACGAAGGAGAACTAGGCGTCGTCATCGGCCGCCGCTGCTACCGGATCGGTCCCGACGAAGACGTCCGCCCCTACATTCGCGGCTACGTCTGCGTCAACGACGTCACCGCCCGTGACATCCAGAAGTCCGACGGCCAGTGGACCCGCGCCAAGGGCTTCGACACCTTCTGCCCCGTCGGCCCCATCGTCTCCGACGAGATCGACCCCGTCGGATTCGCCGACAAAGCCCCAGCGCCGGTCACCATCACCACCCGCCTCAACGGCGTCGTCAAGCAGCAGGGCAGCACCCGCGACCTCATCTTCCCCATCGCCGACCTGCTCCGCTACATCACCGCCACCATGACCCTCGAGCCCGGCGACCTCATTCCCACAGGAACCCCAGCAGGAGTAGGAGCCGTCCAGCCTGGCGACCGCATCCAAGTGGAAATAGACGGTCTCGGCGTCCTCGATAATCAATTTGCCGCCGGCTGA
- a CDS encoding fibronectin type III domain-containing protein, producing MKSLLPSRTQTRRWLFLGVIALPIVFAVGCASPGPPHAPSLNLPEVVKDLTAERVGDRVTLHWTTSEKTTDHLAIKGTITAEICRASLPATASTSACTMVKRLTVQSGPSQTEEVLSPLLTADPASLLAYKVQLFNPHNRSAGSSSEAFIAAGTAPPPVEQLRATSVREGIQLEWQQPNTSSSNSQVQLDRHVIASTTSTQAPTPASSASTPAARPALRSKSRKPSPAITFASAKPQTTSTAQPKTPDDVKLETPKQTADAGGTIDQTTQKGDSYRYTARRVREISLAGHTLELRSEISTPVTVTMLDTFPPAIPTGLEAVPGGATPSDRSIDLSWTPNTDVDLAGYSVYRQEVTSTGQVAGPATRLNPSPIVGPAYRDQTAIPGHRYAYRVTAVDAIGNESAPSAEVQEILREQ from the coding sequence ATGAAGTCTTTGCTCCCCAGCCGTACGCAGACTCGGCGATGGCTATTCCTCGGTGTCATCGCGCTGCCGATCGTCTTCGCCGTGGGTTGCGCCAGTCCCGGCCCGCCCCACGCCCCCTCCCTCAATCTGCCCGAGGTCGTAAAAGACCTCACCGCCGAGAGAGTCGGCGACAGGGTCACGCTTCATTGGACGACTTCCGAGAAGACCACCGATCACCTTGCAATCAAAGGCACAATCACCGCAGAGATCTGCCGTGCTTCTCTCCCGGCCACCGCTTCCACTTCCGCCTGCACGATGGTCAAGCGTCTCACCGTACAAAGTGGACCGAGCCAGACCGAAGAGGTCCTTTCCCCCTTGCTGACGGCAGATCCTGCATCGCTCCTCGCCTACAAGGTCCAGCTCTTCAACCCTCATAACCGCTCAGCTGGCTCTTCCTCCGAGGCCTTCATCGCCGCCGGCACAGCCCCGCCGCCAGTCGAGCAGCTTCGGGCAACCTCCGTCCGAGAGGGCATTCAGCTGGAGTGGCAGCAGCCAAACACCTCTTCAAGCAACTCGCAGGTACAGCTTGACCGCCACGTCATCGCCTCCACGACCAGCACCCAGGCTCCCACCCCGGCAAGTTCAGCCTCCACCCCCGCAGCCAGGCCCGCACTCCGCAGCAAATCCAGAAAGCCATCGCCGGCCATCACCTTCGCCTCCGCGAAACCGCAGACCACGTCGACCGCACAGCCGAAGACGCCGGACGACGTGAAGTTAGAGACCCCGAAACAGACAGCCGACGCAGGCGGCACCATCGACCAGACCACACAGAAGGGCGACAGCTACCGCTACACGGCCAGGAGGGTTCGTGAGATCTCCCTCGCCGGCCACACTCTCGAACTTCGCAGTGAGATCTCCACTCCGGTCACCGTTACCATGCTCGACACCTTTCCCCCCGCCATCCCCACCGGCCTCGAAGCCGTGCCCGGGGGAGCCACCCCATCCGACCGGTCCATCGATCTTTCATGGACGCCCAACACAGATGTCGATCTCGCCGGGTATAGTGTGTATCGACAGGAAGTTACCTCGACAGGCCAAGTTGCGGGACCAGCAACGCGCCTGAACCCATCCCCGATCGTCGGTCCTGCCTACCGCGATCAAACCGCCATCCCAGGGCATCGCTACGCCTATCGCGTCACTGCGGTCGATGCCATCGGAAACGAGAGCGCCCCGAGCGCCGAAGTGCAGGAAATATTAAGGGAGCAATAA
- a CDS encoding GGDEF domain-containing protein has protein sequence MAMAKLAVAGRGSKRIPLGLWLGPNPSATDARVPMNFAFLPDLLALLILIVILVLLRKRHPQERADLWLLGLFFTLVEAAAHTFYAPNGPPQKILHVIVMDCYLLTGMIFVWASGVNPVSKSARLLYLGLNALPLLALCTVYGLHLYTGIAFFPCMAAGMVVGVSTSLYLRRSLTVAVLHVCAWMAMGYLIHLSDYRAAVYWSLCCVYATAALNFQRRLPAGSTGRLAIVTGFTIWSLCLLLHPWIVQYRAYADIASHIWNMQKSLISIGMILVMLEEQISSNEWLALHDELTGLPNRRLLADRLTMAIDRADRTGSRLALIILDLNGFKKINDTMGHQIGDQVLLEVSMNLRRGVRASDTLARLGGDEFVIVAADVEPEQGLGHLLESVRGALEQPLMMEGKPMVVSASVGMAVYPQDAQDSIRLLRVADQRMYASKHRPGAQSAKGVGGLTTAVVDSQMAAVASGRGRVSVL, from the coding sequence ATGGCGATGGCGAAGCTGGCCGTCGCAGGTAGAGGAAGCAAACGCATCCCGCTTGGCCTGTGGCTGGGGCCAAATCCAAGTGCGACGGATGCCCGGGTCCCGATGAACTTTGCCTTTCTCCCCGATCTGCTGGCGTTGTTGATCCTGATTGTGATCCTGGTGTTGCTGCGGAAGCGGCATCCGCAGGAGCGTGCGGACCTGTGGCTGCTGGGCCTGTTCTTTACGCTGGTGGAGGCGGCGGCGCATACGTTCTACGCACCGAACGGACCACCGCAGAAGATTCTGCATGTGATTGTGATGGACTGCTACCTGCTGACGGGCATGATCTTTGTATGGGCGTCGGGAGTGAACCCCGTCTCGAAGAGTGCGCGGCTGCTGTACCTGGGCCTGAATGCGTTGCCGCTGCTGGCTTTGTGCACGGTGTATGGGCTGCACCTGTATACGGGGATTGCGTTCTTCCCTTGCATGGCAGCGGGTATGGTGGTTGGGGTATCGACCTCGCTGTATCTTCGCCGCAGCCTGACGGTGGCGGTGCTGCATGTGTGCGCGTGGATGGCGATGGGATATCTGATCCATCTCTCCGACTACCGGGCAGCGGTGTACTGGAGCCTGTGCTGCGTCTATGCGACGGCTGCGCTGAACTTCCAGCGGCGGCTGCCGGCGGGAAGCACCGGGAGGCTGGCGATTGTGACCGGCTTTACGATCTGGTCGCTGTGCCTGCTGCTGCATCCGTGGATTGTGCAGTATCGCGCGTATGCCGATATTGCGTCGCATATCTGGAATATGCAGAAGTCGCTGATCTCGATTGGGATGATCCTGGTGATGCTGGAGGAGCAGATCTCGAGCAACGAGTGGCTGGCGCTGCATGATGAATTGACGGGACTGCCGAACCGGCGCCTGCTTGCCGACCGGCTGACGATGGCGATCGACCGGGCGGATCGCACGGGGAGCCGGCTGGCGCTGATCATTCTGGATCTGAACGGCTTCAAGAAGATCAACGACACGATGGGACACCAGATAGGCGACCAGGTGCTGCTCGAGGTTTCGATGAACCTGCGCCGGGGGGTGCGGGCGTCGGATACGCTGGCGCGGCTGGGTGGGGATGAGTTTGTGATTGTGGCGGCGGATGTGGAGCCGGAGCAGGGGCTCGGACACCTGTTGGAGTCGGTTCGCGGGGCGCTGGAGCAGCCGCTGATGATGGAGGGCAAGCCGATGGTGGTTTCGGCGAGCGTTGGCATGGCGGTGTATCCGCAGGACGCGCAGGACTCGATCCGTCTGCTGCGGGTGGCGGACCAGAGGATGTATGCATCCAAGCACCGGCCGGGAGCGCAGTCGGCCAAGGGGGTGGGTGGACTGACGACAGCTGTGGTGGACTCGCAGATGGCTGCGGTGGCGAGTGGGAGAGGTAGAGTTTCGGTATTGTGA